One Paracidovorax avenae ATCC 19860 genomic region harbors:
- a CDS encoding LysR family transcriptional regulator, producing MNFKQLEAFIAFMNTGSTIEAAQRLGTSQPAVSRLLSQFEDDLGVPLFLRRKGRLHPTHEAEVLLPDVQNMLSGAASLHRHVNQLRLGGRRRALLRVQVPGTVAQTVMSGVAESFLDDHPGVALEVLAGTYESGEVALLGREVDLALVRSPPLNTGLAMVSELVTEAVCVMPAGHPLQSLETVGSADLVDVDLVLLGRQRSLRQQIDQAFRQGRMLPQIRAEVHSVEMACRFVAQGLGVSIVNGLFAHLCRDMGVVCRPFRPLIDYRLGMATLAGQAPEPLALEMADRIMGAMAHRAGPAAFTVVDGERAGARLPAGAAA from the coding sequence ATGAATTTCAAACAGCTCGAGGCGTTCATCGCCTTCATGAACACCGGTTCGACCATCGAGGCGGCGCAGCGCCTGGGCACGTCGCAGCCGGCCGTCAGCCGCCTGCTCAGCCAGTTCGAGGACGACCTGGGCGTGCCGCTGTTCCTGCGCCGCAAGGGCAGGCTGCACCCCACCCACGAGGCGGAAGTGCTGCTGCCCGACGTGCAGAACATGCTGTCGGGGGCTGCTTCCCTGCACCGGCACGTGAACCAGCTGAGGCTGGGAGGGCGCCGGCGCGCGCTGCTGCGGGTGCAGGTGCCCGGCACGGTGGCGCAGACCGTGATGTCCGGCGTGGCCGAGTCCTTCCTGGACGACCACCCCGGGGTGGCGCTGGAGGTGCTGGCCGGCACCTACGAGAGCGGCGAGGTCGCCCTGCTGGGGCGCGAGGTGGACCTGGCGCTGGTGCGGTCGCCGCCGCTGAACACGGGGCTGGCCATGGTGAGCGAACTGGTCACCGAGGCGGTCTGCGTCATGCCCGCGGGGCATCCGCTGCAGTCCCTGGAGACGGTGGGCAGCGCCGACCTGGTGGATGTGGACCTGGTGCTGCTCGGGCGCCAGCGCTCGCTGCGCCAGCAGATCGACCAGGCCTTCCGCCAGGGACGGATGCTGCCGCAGATACGCGCCGAAGTGCATTCCGTCGAGATGGCCTGCCGGTTCGTTGCCCAGGGGCTGGGCGTTTCCATCGTCAACGGGCTGTTCGCGCACCTGTGTCGGGACATGGGCGTGGTCTGCCGGCCCTTCCGCCCACTCATCGACTACCGCCTCGGCATGGCGACACTTGCCGGGCAGGCTCCGGAGCCGCTCGCGCTGGAAATGGCCGACCGCATCATGGGCGCCATGGCGCATCGCGCGGGGCCTGCCGCCTTCACGGTGGTGGATGGCGAACGTGCGGGCGCGCGCCTGCCCGCGGGCGCTGCCGCCTGA
- a CDS encoding ABC transporter permease has protein sequence MTAFIIRRLCQSLVVLVLTSLIVFAGVYAIGDPIEILVPGDASQAEIDQAVQSLGLDLPLHQQYLKFVGKALQGDLGNSFVFNQPAIQLILQRLPATLELAFVALLLALAVGLPLGLVAGLKPDSALDRGIMAGSILGFSLPNFWQGIMLVLIFSVTLGWLPSTGRGPTGEILGVHTSLASWDGIRHLILPALNLALFKTALIVRLTRSGVRETMPLDYVKFARAKGLRESRVIYVHVLKNIMIPIVTVVGMEFGSLIAFATVTETIFAWPGVGKLIIDSIMKLDRPVVVAYLLIVVAMFIVLNLLVDILYSVLDPRVRVGASE, from the coding sequence ATGACCGCGTTCATCATCCGCAGGCTGTGCCAGAGCCTCGTGGTGCTGGTGCTCACCTCGCTGATCGTCTTCGCCGGCGTCTATGCGATCGGCGATCCGATCGAGATCCTGGTTCCCGGCGATGCCTCGCAGGCCGAGATCGACCAGGCCGTCCAGTCGCTGGGCCTGGATCTCCCGCTGCACCAGCAGTACCTCAAGTTCGTGGGCAAGGCGCTGCAGGGCGACCTGGGCAACTCCTTCGTCTTCAACCAGCCGGCCATCCAGCTGATCCTGCAGCGCCTGCCGGCCACGCTGGAGCTCGCCTTCGTGGCACTGCTGCTGGCCCTGGCGGTGGGCCTTCCGCTGGGCCTGGTGGCCGGCCTGAAGCCCGATTCGGCGCTGGACCGCGGCATCATGGCCGGTTCCATCCTGGGCTTCAGCCTGCCGAATTTCTGGCAGGGGATCATGCTGGTGCTGATCTTCTCGGTCACGCTGGGCTGGCTGCCCTCCACCGGGCGCGGCCCCACGGGCGAGATCCTGGGCGTGCACACCAGCCTGGCATCGTGGGACGGCATCCGCCACCTGATCCTGCCGGCCCTCAACCTCGCGCTCTTCAAGACCGCGCTCATCGTGCGCCTGACACGCAGCGGCGTGCGCGAGACCATGCCGCTGGACTACGTGAAGTTCGCGCGGGCCAAGGGACTGCGCGAATCGCGCGTGATCTACGTGCACGTGCTCAAGAACATCATGATCCCGATCGTCACGGTCGTGGGCATGGAGTTCGGCTCGCTCATCGCGTTCGCCACGGTCACCGAGACCATCTTCGCCTGGCCCGGCGTGGGCAAGCTCATCATCGACAGCATCATGAAGCTGGACCGGCCGGTGGTCGTGGCCTACCTGCTGATCGTCGTCGCCATGTTCATCGTGCTGAACCTGCTGGTGGACATCCTCTACTCCGTCCTCGATCCCCGTGTGCGCGTGGGAGCTTCCGAATGA
- a CDS encoding ABC transporter permease, whose protein sequence is MISPAPKKWLPGRDTTLGQALHGVLDSRPATAAAAVFLLLVLAALLAPWIAPQNPYDLSAITILDGRLPPGSRGVYGDIYWAGTDAQGRDMLSAMMYGLRTSLGVGVLSGLFAMAVGTVLGLAAAYFGGRTDALVMRLVDLMLGFPTILVALMMLAILGQGVDKVVLALVVVQWAYFARAVRATAVVERRKEYMEAALCLGLSHRRALFSQLLPNCIPPIIVIAMIQTANAIAAEATLSFLGIGLPVTEPSLGLLIANGYQQMLAGLYWISVFPGVLLLAVVFTMNIVGDRVREALNPRLQK, encoded by the coding sequence ATGATCTCCCCTGCCCCCAAGAAGTGGCTGCCGGGCCGCGACACCACGCTCGGCCAGGCGCTGCACGGCGTGCTGGACAGCCGCCCCGCCACCGCGGCCGCGGCCGTGTTCCTGCTGCTGGTCCTCGCGGCCCTGCTCGCGCCCTGGATCGCGCCGCAGAACCCGTACGACCTCTCCGCCATCACCATCCTCGACGGCCGGTTGCCGCCCGGCAGCCGCGGCGTCTATGGCGACATCTACTGGGCCGGCACCGACGCCCAGGGCCGCGACATGCTGTCGGCCATGATGTACGGCCTGCGCACCAGCCTCGGCGTCGGCGTGCTCAGCGGCCTCTTCGCCATGGCCGTGGGCACCGTACTGGGCCTGGCGGCGGCCTACTTCGGCGGCCGCACCGATGCACTGGTCATGCGGCTGGTGGACCTGATGCTCGGCTTCCCCACCATCCTGGTGGCGCTGATGATGCTGGCCATCCTCGGCCAGGGCGTGGACAAGGTGGTCCTCGCGCTGGTGGTGGTGCAGTGGGCCTACTTCGCACGGGCGGTGCGCGCCACCGCCGTGGTCGAACGCCGCAAGGAATACATGGAAGCCGCGCTGTGCCTGGGCCTGAGCCACCGGCGCGCGCTGTTCTCGCAGCTGCTGCCGAACTGCATTCCGCCCATCATCGTCATCGCGATGATCCAGACCGCCAACGCCATCGCCGCCGAAGCCACGCTGAGCTTCCTGGGCATCGGCCTGCCGGTGACCGAGCCCTCGCTGGGCCTGCTGATCGCCAACGGCTACCAGCAGATGCTCGCGGGCCTGTACTGGATCAGCGTGTTCCCCGGCGTGCTGCTGCTGGCCGTCGTCTTCACCATGAACATCGTGGGCGACCGGGTGCGCGAAGCCCTCAATCCGCGCCTGCAGAAGTGA
- a CDS encoding ABC transporter ATP-binding protein — protein sequence MPPTHTPTLSVRNLRTWFHTRAGLVRAVDDVSFDVHPGEILGLVGESGSGKSITGFSVLGLIDPPGRIDGGQILFKGTDLATLSKEELRQLRGNRIAMVFQDPMMTLNPVFRIESQMVETVLGHERCSRKAAWDRARDTLAAVGIPSPAERMKAYPHQLSGGMRQRVAIAIAMLHKPDLIIADEPTTALDVTIQAQILAEMQKLCAETGTAMVWVSHDLAVVAGLADRVCVMYAGRIVESGATADILDHPRHPYTVGLIGSVPSNARAGRRLYQIPGMAPSPFALPPGCAFNPRCGHASERCRAEQPPLETAGARSHRCFHPQTGAPL from the coding sequence ATGCCACCCACCCACACCCCCACGCTTTCCGTGCGCAACCTGCGCACCTGGTTCCACACGCGCGCCGGACTCGTGCGCGCCGTGGACGACGTGAGCTTCGACGTACACCCCGGGGAGATCCTCGGCCTGGTCGGCGAATCGGGCTCGGGAAAATCCATCACCGGCTTTTCGGTCCTGGGCCTGATCGATCCTCCGGGCCGCATCGATGGCGGCCAGATCCTGTTCAAGGGAACCGACCTGGCGACGCTGTCGAAGGAGGAACTGCGGCAGTTGCGCGGCAACCGCATCGCGATGGTCTTCCAGGATCCGATGATGACCCTCAACCCGGTCTTCCGCATCGAGAGCCAGATGGTCGAGACCGTGCTGGGCCATGAGCGCTGCAGCCGCAAGGCGGCCTGGGACCGGGCGCGCGACACGCTGGCCGCGGTGGGCATCCCCTCGCCCGCCGAGCGCATGAAGGCCTACCCCCACCAGCTGTCCGGCGGCATGCGGCAGCGCGTGGCGATCGCCATCGCCATGCTGCACAAGCCGGACCTGATCATCGCCGACGAGCCCACCACGGCCCTGGACGTGACCATCCAGGCCCAGATCCTCGCGGAGATGCAGAAGCTGTGCGCCGAGACCGGCACCGCCATGGTGTGGGTCAGCCACGACCTGGCGGTGGTGGCCGGCCTGGCCGACCGCGTCTGCGTGATGTATGCCGGGCGCATCGTCGAGTCCGGCGCCACCGCGGACATCCTGGACCATCCGCGCCATCCCTACACCGTCGGCCTGATCGGCTCGGTGCCGAGCAATGCCCGCGCCGGCCGGCGGCTCTACCAGATCCCCGGCATGGCGCCCTCGCCCTTCGCCCTGCCGCCGGGCTGCGCCTTCAACCCGCGCTGCGGGCACGCCTCGGAGCGCTGCCGCGCGGAGCAGCCGCCCCTGGAGACGGCCGGCGCCCGCAGCCACCGCTGCTTCCATCCCCAGACAGGAGCCCCACTGTGA
- a CDS encoding ABC transporter ATP-binding protein, whose product MQAEQVSRLFVKRPDYAERLAGLLGARVATQTVHAVDRVDLTIHQGEVVGLVGESGCGKSTLGRVLAGILPPTSGTVRTPAGDLSQLAGREARAQRLATQMIFQDPMSSLNPRKRVRDIIGEAPLAHGLVDRRDGDDYVVDVMKRVGLNPDFRHRFPHQFSGGQRQRVGIGRALAVRPRFLICDESIAALDVSIQAQILNLFMDLREDLGLTYLFISHDLGVVQRISDRTVIMYLGRIVESGPTAEVFRAPRHPYTQALLAEVPRLSHRKRSFHAITGEIPSPLAPPPGCHFHPRCTHAMPRCRTDQPLLRATGDGLQAACHLLDPATPSATA is encoded by the coding sequence ATGCAGGCCGAACAGGTATCGCGCCTGTTCGTCAAGCGCCCCGACTACGCCGAGCGCCTGGCCGGACTGCTGGGCGCACGCGTCGCCACGCAGACCGTGCATGCGGTGGACCGCGTCGATCTGACCATCCACCAGGGCGAGGTCGTGGGCCTGGTCGGGGAATCCGGCTGCGGCAAGTCCACCCTGGGCCGGGTGCTGGCCGGCATCCTGCCGCCTACGTCCGGCACGGTCCGCACGCCGGCCGGCGACCTCTCGCAGCTGGCCGGCCGCGAGGCGCGCGCGCAGCGCCTGGCCACCCAGATGATCTTCCAGGACCCGATGTCCTCGCTCAATCCACGCAAGCGGGTGCGCGACATCATCGGCGAGGCCCCCCTGGCCCACGGCCTCGTGGATCGCCGCGACGGCGACGATTACGTGGTCGATGTCATGAAGCGGGTCGGGCTCAATCCGGACTTCCGCCACCGCTTCCCGCACCAGTTCTCCGGCGGACAGCGCCAGCGCGTGGGCATCGGCCGTGCACTGGCCGTGCGTCCCCGCTTCCTGATCTGCGATGAATCGATCGCGGCGCTGGACGTCTCGATCCAGGCCCAGATCCTGAACCTGTTCATGGACCTGCGCGAGGACCTGGGGCTGACCTACCTGTTCATCAGCCACGACCTGGGCGTGGTGCAGCGCATCAGCGACCGCACCGTGATCATGTACCTGGGCCGCATCGTCGAATCGGGCCCCACCGCCGAAGTGTTCCGGGCACCCCGCCATCCCTACACCCAGGCCCTGCTGGCCGAGGTGCCGCGGCTGTCCCATCGCAAGCGGAGCTTCCATGCCATCACGGGCGAGATCCCGTCGCCGCTGGCACCGCCCCCGGGCTGCCACTTCCATCCGCGCTGCACGCACGCCATGCCGCGCTGCCGCACCGATCAGCCGCTGCTGCGGGCGACGGGCGACGGCCTCCAGGCCGCCTGCCACCTGCTCGACCCCGCGACACCGAGCGCAACTGCCTGA